In the genome of Pseudorasbora parva isolate DD20220531a chromosome 10, ASM2467924v1, whole genome shotgun sequence, one region contains:
- the LOC137090933 gene encoding zona pellucida sperm-binding protein 3-like → MMAFLKGVLVVVVIVAFELPNAWGSLRYSQSPRSMGPKSDPASRSPALSPPGLWNPLKVAQSPLGSASRGLAHEPFGLQEKQLLQGPVKPLDWKYPIVPEVQSELAVNFQLRQPVTPSSVAVQCGENRVLVEVQQDLFTNGHLIQPTGLSLGGCPVVGQDSQSKVLIFEYELQDCNSVQMMNEDELVYTFSLTYTPEALAGTPITRVEGAVVGVQCHYQRLQNVSSDALRPTWVPYASTEVGEEALVFSLKLMLDDWSYQRPSSLYFLGGVINIEASVKQYNHVPLRVFVDSCVATQVPDVNSLPRYSFIENYGCFVDAKATASSSRFMPRSQVDKVQIQLKAFMFQESSSPSIYITCVVKATIASAPSDAQHKSCSFANGWFAADGNDQVCGCCDSTCGPDGGIAASPYRGVQWEGKATLGPVLVQGQKKAPQ, encoded by the exons ATGATGGCATTTTTGAAAGGTGTCTTAGTGGTGGTTGTGATTGTTGCATTTGAGCTGCCTAATGCATGGGGAAGTTTGAGGTACAGTCAAAGTCCAAGAAGCATGGGGCCAAAATCAGATCCAGCTTCCAGAAGTCCTGCCCTTTCTCCTCCAGGGCTCTGGAACCCTTTGAAAGTTGCTCAGAGTCCTTTGGGTTCTGCCTCCAGAGGCCTTGCACATGAGCCTTTTGGCCTTCAGGAGAAGCAGCTGTTGCAGGGTCCAGTGAAGCCTTTGGATTGGAAGTATCCCATTGTTCCCGAGGTGCAGAGTGAGTTGGCGGTGAACTTCCAGTTGAGGCAACCCGTGACTCCCAGCAGCGTAGCGGTTCAATGTGGAGAGAACCGGGTTCTTGTAGAGGTCCAGCAGGACTTGTTTACCAATGGCCATTTGATCCAGCCAACTGGTCTGTCTTTAGGTGGATGTCCTGTTGTTGGTCAGGACTCTCAGTCTAAGGTGCTCATCTTTGAGTATGAGTTACAGGACTGCAACAGCGTGCAGATG ATGAATGAGGATGAGCTTGTCTACACCTTCTCTCTTACCTACACCCCTGAGGCACTTGCAGGTACTCCGATTACCCGGGTCGAGGGTGCAGTTGTTGGCGTTCAATGCCACTATCAAAG GCTTCAGAATGTAAGCAGTGACGCCTTGAGGCCAACATGGGTCCCTTATGCCTCAACGGAGGTTGGTGAAGAAGCCTTGGTGTTCTCCCTGAAGCTCATGTTGG ACGATTGGTCCTATCAGAGACCTTCATCCCTCTATTTCCTGGGTGGCGTTATTAACATTGAGGCATCTGTGAAGCAGTACAATCATGTGCCTCtgcgtgtgtttgtggacaGCTGTGTGGCCACTCAAGTGCCTGATGTGAACTCCCTTCCGAGATATTCCTTCATTGAGAATTATGG GTGCTTTGTGGATGCCAAGGCTACAGCTTCCAGCTCCCGCTTCATGCCTCGGTCCCAGGTTGACAAGGTCCAGATCCAGCTGAAGGCGTTCATGTTCCAGGAGAGCTCCAGTCCTTCT ATCTACATAACATGTGTTGTGAAGGCAACTATTGCTTCTGCACCCAGTGACGCTCAGCACAAATCCTGTTCATTTGCCAATGG GTGGTTTGCTGCTGATGGAAATGACCAAGTTTGTGGTTGCTGTGACTCAACATGTGGTCCTGATGGTGGAATTGCTGCTTCTCCCTATAGAG GTGTTCAGTGGGAAGGCAAGGCTACACTTGGTCCTGTGTTAGTTCAAGGGCAAAAGAAAGCTCCTCAATAA